Part of the Thermoanaerobaculia bacterium genome is shown below.
TGCGAGTTCACCTATCACGTGCCCGAGACGGAGGAGGACGCGACCGACCTCTCGGAGTACGAGAACCAGAGCTGCGAGGAGTGCGGCTCGCCGATGAAGCTCCGCCAGTCCGGAGACCGCCCGTTCCTCGGATGCTCCGCGTATCCGAAGTGCCGGAACACGGTCGCGATCGCGGCGGCGGCCAGCCGGGCGGCCGCGGAGCCCCAGCTGACCGGAGAGAAGTGTCCGGAATGCGGCGGCGACCTCGTCAGGAAGCGCGGCCGCTTCGGGGAGTTCGTGGCGTGCGGGAACTATCCGAAATGCAAGTACCGCCCGCCGAAGCCGGTCGTCGAGACCGGCGTCTCGTGTCCGAAGGACGGAGGCCGCATCATCGAGCGCCGCGGCCGGTTCGGATTCTTCTATCCGTGCGCGAACTATCCGAAGTGCGACTTCGCGTTCCGCCACAAGCCGATCCCGGAGCCGTGTCCGCAGTGCGGCCGCCCGTACGTGCTGCAGAAGAGCACGAAGAAGGAAGGGACCTTCCTGTTCTGCGACAACCCGGAGTGTGCCTACCGGAAGAATCTGTCGAAATAAGGGAAATCGCTCCGGGTTTCTTCTACAATGTGTTCTCCAACGGAGGGGACGTGAGTTCAGCAGAAAAGCTGTCCTGCGCCGCGTGCGGCAAGGAAGGGATCATCTACATGCACGAAGGCTCGCCGTACTGCCCCTCCTGTCTCTCCAAGAAGCGGCCGCCGCTCCGGTACACGGGTCCCGAGAGACGGCGTCGCCAGGTTCCCACCATGTATCTCCGCCGCGAAGGGGACTTCAAGGGGAAGAAGCCCGCCAAGGGCTGACGGGCCCCGTTCTTGCAATCGGCGGCGCTCGATGAGCGCGCCGTCCCGTTGCGATCTCTGCGGACGCTCCGGGCTCCTCTATCTCGTCGAGGGCCGCCCCTGCTGTCCATCCTGCATGTATCGCCAGCGGCCGCCGCTCGAATACGCCGGCCCGGAGCGGCGGTCGTCGCCCGTTCCGACCCTCTTCACGCGCCGCTCGGAAGACGTCCGCCGCGGCCGCACCTTTTCCCGCTAGCCCGGCAGGAGCGCGAAGGCGCGCACCGGGAACGTGCCGAACCGCCGCACCCGGGGGGGGACGGCGAAGAAGCGGAAGCCGGAATCGGGAAGGGCGCCGAGCCCCGTCAGGTGCTCGACGATCGGAATGCCCCGGGCAAGGAGCGCCGAGTGCGCGGGCCTCTCGCCTCCTTCGATCCGATCGATGTTCAGGGAGTCGATTCCGACGAGCGCGGGCTCGCCTTCCGCCAGGCGCGCCGCGGCTTCGCCGGTCACGTGCGGGTGCGCGCCGGAGTCGAGATAGGCGGGAGTTCCCCAGTGCCGGTCCCAGCCCGTGTGGATCAGAACCGCCTGGCCGCGGATCTCGATTCCGTCGAAGACGCCGGGCCCGATCGCGGTCCTTCCCCGCGCGCGAACGACGATTCCGGGCAGATCCGCGATCCGGTCCAGCGGGAGATCGGAAAGGTCCGCGGCTCCCGCATAGCGGTGGAAAGGGGAATCCAGGTACGTTCCCGTGTTGCCGACCATCGCGATTCGTCCGATCTGGAACTCGGTGCCCGGCGCGTAGCGCGAGCGCGACTCCTCGCGGCCGAGATGCTCCGAGATCTCGGGCGCCGGCAGGCCCGGGTAAGTGAGCATCCCCGCAGCGATCGTGTGGGAGAGGTCGACGAAGATCACGGGCGGCGGGAACGGCGTCAGTCGACCTTGAGCACGGCGAGGAACGCTTCCTGGGGGATGTCGACACGCCCGACCCGCTTCATCCGCTTCTTTCCCTCTTTCTGCTTCTCCAGGAGCTTGCGCTTCCGGGTGATGTCGCCGCCGTAGCACTTGGCGAGCACGTTCTTGCGCATCGGCGAGATGGTCTCGCGGGCGACGATCTTCGCGCCGATGGCCGCCTGGATGGCGACCTCGAACATCTGGCGGGGGATGATTTCCTTCATCTTGCGGGCGAGCTCGCGCCCCTTGAGCGGCGCCTCTTCGGCGTGGACGATCAGGGACAGGGCGTCGACCGGCTCACCGTTGACGAGGATGTCGAGCTTCGCGAGCTTCCCCTCGCGATAGCCGGCGAGCTGGTAGTCGAAGGAGGCGTACCCCTTCGAGAGCGACTTCAGCTTGTCGTAGAAGTCGAGGACGATCTCGTTCAGCGGGAAGTCGTAGGTCAGGACGACGCGGTTGGCCGAGAGGTACTCCATCGACTTCTGCGTCCCGCGCCGCTCCTCGCAGAGCTTCAGCAGCCCCCCGAGGAAGTCGTCGCGCGTGATGATCGTCGCGCTGATGTACGGCTCGTCGATCCGCTCGATGTTCTGCGGCGGCGGAAGCTTCGCCGGATTGTCGACCTCGATCACGTCGCCCGACGTCGTCCGCACGCGGTAGCCGACCGACGGCGCGGTCGTGATGAGGTCGAGGTTGAACTCGCGCTCCAGACGCTCCTGGACGATGTCCATGTGGAGGAGCCCGAGGAAACCGCAGCGGAATCCGAACCCGAGGGCGGACGAGGTTTCCGGTTCCCACGAGAACGACGCGTCGTTCAGGCGCAGCTTCTCCATCGCGTCTCGGAGAGCCGGGTAGTCGTCGGCATCGGTCGGGAAGAGGCCCGAGAAGACCATCGGCTTGGCTTCCTCGAATCCGGGAAGCGGCTCCGCCGTGGGGTGACGGGCGTCGGTGATCGTGTCTCCGATCTTCGTGGAATGCAGGTCCTTGATGTTCGCCCAAAGGAACCCGACTTCTCCCACGGAGAGCGCGTCGACCCTCTCGGCCTTCGGAGAAAAGATGCCGACCTCCTCGACCTCGACTTCCTGGCCGGTGTTCATGAACCGGATCTTCTTCCCGGCCGCGAGGGTCCCGTCGAGGACGCGAACGAGAGAAGTGACGCCGCGGTAGGGGTCGTACCAGGAGTCGAAGAGCAGCGCTTTCAGCGGAGCCTTCGGGTCCCCCTTCGGCGGCGGGATCCGCTCGACGATGCGTTCGAGGACCTCGGCCACCCCCGTGCCCTGCTTGGCCGAGACGAGGACCGCGTCGTGCGCCGGGAGACCCACGACCTGCTCGATCTGCTCCTTCGCCTTCTCGGGTTCGGCCGACGGCAGATCAATCTTGTTGATGATCGGGACGATTTCGAGATTGTTGTGGATCGCGAGATACGCGTTGGCGAGCGTCTGCGCCTCGACGCCCTGGGTCGCGTCGACGACGAGCACCGCGCCCTCGCACGCGGCGAGCGAGCGGGAGACTTCGTAGGAGAAATCGACGTGCCCGGGAGTGTCGATCAGGTTGAACGTATAGGTCTTGCCGTCGCGCGCGGGATAGCGGAGCGTGACGGAGCGCGCCTTGATCGTGATGCCGCGCTCCTGCTCGAGCTCCATGTCGTCGAGCATCTGTTCGCCCATCTCGCGTTCCGAGACGGCGCCGCAGAGCTGGAGGATGCGGTCCGACAGCGTCGTCTTGCCGTGGTCGATGTGCGCCACGATCGAGAAGTTGCGGATGAGCTTCGGGTCCGTCATTCGAACCGCTGATCATATGGGAAAAACCAGGAGTTGCGCTGCCGGCGGGACGGGAGGAGGAGCGGTCGGCCCTCCTCGCGAGGCCGGGCGCGAACCCGGCGCTCACCGGAGTCCGACCGTCCCCGCAACGATCGGCGCGCAGAGCGGCTCACCGCGGCCGGGCTTTCAGGAACTCGACCGTCCTCGCGATGATCTCGCGCGAACGGGCGTCGGCGCTATCCGAAGAGGCGTGCCGTCGAGAATCGAATCGCCCTCGCGATGGTCGCGCGCGACCGGAAGCGGCTCATCGGAGCCGGGCTTTCAGGAACTCGACCGTCCTCGCGATGATCTCGCGCGAACGGGCATCGTCGTCGAGGAAATCGAATCCGTGCCGGCCGCGGGGATGGTTCATGACGTCGATCTCCGCGTTGGCCGCGAGCGCCTCCGAGACGAACCGGTCGATCGACGCGTTCATGAACGGATGATCGAGGCCCGCGCGGGCCACGAGGATCGGCGCCGTGCGGCCCTTCTCCGCCCGCACGTGATGAGCCGGGGAGAATTCCCGCCGCATGTCGTCGGTGATCGAAGGCGAAGCCCCCGGCGCCTTCTCCCGGATGTCGAGCGCCGCATAGAACGCGACGATCGCGCGGACGTGGGCCGGCGCACCCTTCAGCGCGAGGGAGAGGAGCGGCCCGCCTCCGGAGAAAACCCACACCGCGACGCGATCCCGGTCGATTCCGAGGTCGTCGGCCTGCTCTCGAACGTGCGCGAGAGCGGCGGCGACGTCGTCGGCCGCGTCCGGCAGGCGATCGGGCGCGAGGAACCGGTGGTCGAAGGCGACGCCGACCAGCCCCGATGCCGCGAGCAAGCGCCCGTACGACGTGAAGACCCCCATGTTCTTCGCTCCGAGCTTCGGGATCGGTCCGCCGTGGACCAACAGGACGAGGGGATGCCGGCCCGCCGGCGCGCCGCCCGGGCGATAGACGTCCATCGCCAGCGGCTCGCCTCCGGGGGAGGCGTAAGTCCGGTTCCGCTCGACGGAGACCGCGTCCATACCGCGGACCCGATGGACGATCTCCATCCGGATCAGCTGCTCGAACGGCGGCATCTCGGGCATCACTTCTCCTTCACGGCGAGATGGAGACGCAGGACGCGCGAGAGCTCGGCTTTCAGGGCCCGGTCGGCGCGCCTCGGGGCGAGCGCGCTCTCCGCGAAGACGATCGTGTCGCGCGTGACGCTGTCGGCGATCTGGATCGCGAACGGAATCGCTTCCGCCGGGCGCGGATGGCCGATCTGGCCGCGGCGCGTCTCGAGGAGCGCGGTCAATCGCTCGACCAGGATCCGGTTGAGCCGCGCGCTCCGGCGGGCGAATGCCGACTCCGGGTTCGAACGCACGTACAGGGCGAGGGCCCGCAGCAGCCCGTGGCGCTCCCGCCGTTTTTCGACGAGCCGGTCGACGACGGCATCGAGGATCTCGCCGGCCCCGGCGCGCCGCCAGCGGGCATCGGCGAGGAATTCCTTCCAGGAGGCGCGGCCGGCCTCGAAAAGGCGCTCGTCGAGCTCGTGGAGGAGTCCCTCCTTGCTTCGGAAGCGCGCGTAGAAGGCGCCGACCGACGAGCCGGCGCGCTCGACGATCTCGGCGACGCTCGCCTCCTCGAATCGCCGCTCGGCGAGGAGCTCCGCCGCGGCGGTCATCAGACGATCGAACGTCGCGCGGCTGCGGGCCTGCGTCGGGCGGCGGAGGCCGGCGGCGGGAGCGGGGCGGGACCTTCGGTGCATTCAGGAATTAGAATTCTGATTCTATTTCTCGTCAAGGGGGCCCGCCGCCGGCCGGGAAGCCCCCCCTTGACAGGTTTGCTAGGGTGGTTTCCGGGGCGAGCCGCGGCCGGCGGTCTCGCCTCCGCGCATTTTGGGACGAAAGGAATCGATTCATGGAAAACGTCAGGAAGATCGCCGGGGTGGTGGAGCCGATGGAGACGATGGACGGGGCCGGGGTCCGCCTGCGGCGGAGCATCGCGACGCCGGTGCTCGACTATCTCGACCCGTTCCTGCTCCTCGACCATTTCGGATCCGACGACCCGGACGAGTACATCGCGGGGTTCCCGATGCATCCGCATCGAGGGATCGAAACGGTGACCTACATGCTCGATGGCGTCGTGCGTCACCGCGACACGATGGGGCATGCGGGCGAGGTCGGCCCGGGAGACATCCAGTGGATGTCCGCCGGCGGCGGTCTCCAGCACGAGGAGATGCCGCAGATCCGGAAAGGGAGGCTCGAAGGCTTCCAGCTCTGGGTGAACCTTCCGGCGAAGCTCAAGATGTCCCGGCCCAGCTACCAGGAGGCCGCCGACCGCACGATCCCGGAGGTCGCCCATGGAAACGCGAAGATCCGCGTCGTCGCGGGGAAAGTGGGCGACGTCGACGGCGCGATCGCCGACATCGCGGCGAATCCGACGTATCTGGACGTCGACCTGCCGGGCAAGGAGCTCTTCGAATATCCCGTTCCCCGGGGACACGCGGCATTCGCGTACGTCTTCCGCGGAGAAGCGGTGATCGACGGACGTCCCGTCGCCGCGCCGAAACTCGTCGTCTTCGCCGACGGCGACTCGGTGTCGATTCGCGCGGGAGCGGAAGGGACGCGCTTCCTGCTGGTTTCGGGGAAGCCTCTGAACGAGCCGGTCGCGCGCTACGGGCCGTTCGTGATGAACACGCGCGAAGAGATCGGCCAGGCGCTGTCGGACCTCAGACGCGGCTGCTTCGAATGGCGAGGATGAGCAGGGGCGGATCTGCATCGAGCCGTCTTCAGAAGCCGCGATGTCCCGCGCTCGTGGCGAAGTAGACTCCCCTCATGGCGAGAGCCCATTCTGAAAAGGACGCCGTCGGGGCGCCGGTGCCGCCGCCCGCCGTGCTCGCCGTCGCGATCCTCCTGGGATTCCTCCTCAACGTCTGGCAACCCTTCCCCCTGCCGATCCCGGTGATCCCGGCGCGCATCGCGGGCGGGATCCTGCTCCTCGGCGGTTTCGCGCTCGGTCTCGCGGCCGCCCGTGCCCTCGCGGAAGGGGGTTCCAGCCCGCTGCCGCATCGTTCCTCGGGCGCGCTGGTGGCCCACGGGATCTACCGGTGGACGCGCAACCCGATTTACCTCTCGATGGCGGTCTTGCTCGCGGGAATCGTCGTCCTCGCCCGGAGCGGATGGCACCTCTTGATGCTCGCGATCTTCCTGGGGATCGTCAACGGAACGCAGGTGCCGCGCGAGGAGCGCTACCTGGAAGCGAAGTTCGGCGAATCGTATCGGGCATATGCGCGTCGAACGCGCCGCTGGTTCTAGCCGCGACGCCCGGCGCGGGATCCCCGATCGTCAGGAATTCCGCGACACCCGAACACGACGTGCGGCAGGCCGGATGTCGTCTCCCGAAGGAGGAGTCGCTCGGTCTCGAGTCCGGGACTGCCGGCCACCGAACGGTCCGCTCAGAGGTAGCGTTCTTCGAGGACCGCGGTGTGATGCCGGGAGTGCCCGGTGATGATCGCCGCGAGCGCCCGGACGGAAACCGGGTTCCCGCTCGCGATCCCGGAACGGCTCCAGGCATCCGGATCGAGAGACTCGAAGAATCGCTGGTGCCCGCGCCGCACGAGATCGAACTCCGCGGCGAGGTCGGCGAGCGCGGTCGCCGCCGGGGCGCTCCGCATCACGTCGTCCTGCTCGAAACCGGGAAGGGGAGTTCCGACGTTTCGCGCGAACCAGAACGCTCGGAATCCGAACACCCGTTCCGTGTCGACGACGTGCCGGAAGACCTCGCGGATCGACCATTTTCCCGGTTCGTAGCGGTGCCCGGCGCGCGCCTCGGGAATCGAGCGGAGAAGAGACAAAGTCGCCGCGCGGTCGGCCTCGAGGGCGCCGGCCAGATCCTCTTCCGGCACTCGCGAAACGTATTTCTCGTAGTAGGAGGCGTATTCCGACGGCGCCGGTCGCCCGGCCGGGGCTGCTTTCATCGTTTCCTCCGCGGGGGGCAGACTATCAGGCCGCCCGGCCCGAGGTGCGGCCATTTTCGGGCGCGCGGCGGGACCGTTTCGATAGAGTCGCAGGCGTGAGGGAAACGGCGCGGGAGTACCTCGCGCGGATGGAGCGGTATCTCGGGGACGACGATCCCTTCGACGTCCTCCGGTCGACGCCGCGCGCTCTCCGCCGGCTCGTCGCGGGCGCGCCGCGGCGGCGGCTGACTTCCGGCCTCGCTCCGGGAAAATGGTCCGCGATCGAGATCCTGTCGCACCTCGCCGACGTCGACCTCGTGTGGGGCTACCGCATCCGCAAGATCCTGGAAGAGCCCGGAGCCCGGATCCAGCCGATGGAGCAGGACCGCTGGGTCGAGGAGTGCCGGTACGCCGAAGCGCGCGCGGACGAGGCGCTCGAGGCCTTCGCCGCGCTCCGCCGCGCCGGCGAGCACGGCTACTTCGGACGGCTCACGATCCGCAAGATCGTGAGGATGCTCGCCGGGCACGATCGCAACCATGCGGGACAGCTGCGCCGGATCCTCGGCTGACGTCCGGGCAAAACGTTCAAGGGGGCATCGCCCGAGGCGACGGTATCGTCGTCGCGACGCTACGCTCCGAGCGGCCAGCGCGACCGGGCGTTCACGGCGGCGAAGTCCTTCGGCCCCTCCCGGCGGAATCGCCGCAGCCCGGCGAACGCGATCATGGCGGCATTGTCGCCGGTGAGCGCCCGGTCCGGAAGGAAGACCTCGATCCCCCGCTCTTCCCCCCACCGCGCGATCGTCGCGCGGATCTCCGAGTTGGCGGCGACGCCCCCGGAGAGCGCCACCCGCTCGATCTCTTCGCGGCGGCGGACGGCCTCGAGCCGGTCGACGAGCTGATCGACGATCGAGCGCTGGAAGCCGGCGAGAAGGTCGGCGAGCTCGCCCGTCACCTCTTGCTCGCTCCGATCGCCTTCGAGCCCGCGGGCTTCGAATTCGCGGACGAGCTGCGATTTGAGTCCGGAGAACGTGAAATCGAGCGAGCCGTCGTTGAACCGGCCGACCTTGAAGGGAAAGCGGCGGGCGTTCGCGCGCGCCGCGATCCGGTCGACGATCGGCCCTCCCGGGTATCCGAGGCCCGCGCGCCGGGCCACCTTGTCGAACACCTCCCCCGGAGCGTCGTCGCCCGCGCGGGCGATCGGAACGATCGCGTCCTCCTCGACGCGCACGAGCTCCGAATGCCCTCCCGAGACGACGAGCCCGTGAAAGGGATGGGCGATCTCCCGGGCCGGTTCGCCCCGGACGGAGAGATAGGGGGAATAGAGATGGCCTTCGAGATGGGAGACGGCGACGAGCGGGAGCTCCCGCGCGAACGCGATCGCCTTCGCCGCGGAAAGCCCGACGAGGAGCGCGCCGATCAGCCCCGGCCCCGCCGTGACCGCCAGCAGGTCGACGTCGTCGAGCGCGATCGACGCCGACGCGAGGCTCTCCTCGAGGACGGTCGGGAGGTTCTCGAGGTGATGCCGCGACGCGATTTCGGGGACGACGCCCCCGTATCGGGCGTGCATCGCCATCTGCGAAGAGACGACGTTCGAGAGGATCCGGCCGTCGCCGTCGAGAACGGCCGCCGACGTCTCGTCGCAGGAAGTCTCGATCCCGAGCACCTTCATCGCCGCGGATCGTAGCGCACGGAAGCGAACCGGTGGCCGCGGAACGCGTCGGAAAAGGTCCCGTCGGGACGCCGGATCCCGTGATAAACGCATCGCGGGAGGACCCGATGTTCTACTGGTCGATGCTCTTCGTCGTCCTCGGAAACGTCCTGTACCACGTCGCGCAGAAGTCGATCCCCCGGGGTCTCGATCCGGTCTTCTCCGTGTTCGTCAGCTACGTCACGGCGCTGGCGCTCTCGGCGCTGCTCCTCCCGTTTGCCGCGGCGCGGCCCCTTCGCGCGTCGTGGAAGCAGACCAACTGGGCGAGCATCGGCGTCGGGGTGGGCGCGTTCGTCATCGAGTTCGGCTTCCTCTTCGTGTACCGGTCGGGGTGGAACATCAGCCTGGCGTCCTTCGCCGGAAGCGCGGCGCTCGCGGCGATCCTCGTG
Proteins encoded:
- the lepA gene encoding translation elongation factor 4, which gives rise to MTDPKLIRNFSIVAHIDHGKTTLSDRILQLCGAVSEREMGEQMLDDMELEQERGITIKARSVTLRYPARDGKTYTFNLIDTPGHVDFSYEVSRSLAACEGAVLVVDATQGVEAQTLANAYLAIHNNLEIVPIINKIDLPSAEPEKAKEQIEQVVGLPAHDAVLVSAKQGTGVAEVLERIVERIPPPKGDPKAPLKALLFDSWYDPYRGVTSLVRVLDGTLAAGKKIRFMNTGQEVEVEEVGIFSPKAERVDALSVGEVGFLWANIKDLHSTKIGDTITDARHPTAEPLPGFEEAKPMVFSGLFPTDADDYPALRDAMEKLRLNDASFSWEPETSSALGFGFRCGFLGLLHMDIVQERLEREFNLDLITTAPSVGYRVRTTSGDVIEVDNPAKLPPPQNIERIDEPYISATIITRDDFLGGLLKLCEERRGTQKSMEYLSANRVVLTYDFPLNEIVLDFYDKLKSLSKGYASFDYQLAGYREGKLAKLDILVNGEPVDALSLIVHAEEAPLKGRELARKMKEIIPRQMFEVAIQAAIGAKIVARETISPMRKNVLAKCYGGDITRKRKLLEKQKEGKKRMKRVGRVDIPQEAFLAVLKVD
- a CDS encoding alpha/beta hydrolase, producing the protein MPEMPPFEQLIRMEIVHRVRGMDAVSVERNRTYASPGGEPLAMDVYRPGGAPAGRHPLVLLVHGGPIPKLGAKNMGVFTSYGRLLAASGLVGVAFDHRFLAPDRLPDAADDVAAALAHVREQADDLGIDRDRVAVWVFSGGGPLLSLALKGAPAHVRAIVAFYAALDIREKAPGASPSITDDMRREFSPAHHVRAEKGRTAPILVARAGLDHPFMNASIDRFVSEALAANAEIDVMNHPRGRHGFDFLDDDARSREIIARTVEFLKARLR
- a CDS encoding EamA family transporter, translated to MAAERVGKGPVGTPDPVINASREDPMFYWSMLFVVLGNVLYHVAQKSIPRGLDPVFSVFVSYVTALALSALLLPFAAARPLRASWKQTNWASIGVGVGAFVIEFGFLFVYRSGWNISLASFAGSAALAAILVPVGVWIFRERLSWVNVVGLLFCLLGFFLVTRPAAS
- a CDS encoding isoprenylcysteine carboxylmethyltransferase family protein — encoded protein: MARAHSEKDAVGAPVPPPAVLAVAILLGFLLNVWQPFPLPIPVIPARIAGGILLLGGFALGLAAARALAEGGSSPLPHRSSGALVAHGIYRWTRNPIYLSMAVLLAGIVVLARSGWHLLMLAIFLGIVNGTQVPREERYLEAKFGESYRAYARRTRRWF
- the tsaD gene encoding tRNA (adenosine(37)-N6)-threonylcarbamoyltransferase complex transferase subunit TsaD — translated: MKVLGIETSCDETSAAVLDGDGRILSNVVSSQMAMHARYGGVVPEIASRHHLENLPTVLEESLASASIALDDVDLLAVTAGPGLIGALLVGLSAAKAIAFARELPLVAVSHLEGHLYSPYLSVRGEPAREIAHPFHGLVVSGGHSELVRVEEDAIVPIARAGDDAPGEVFDKVARRAGLGYPGGPIVDRIAARANARRFPFKVGRFNDGSLDFTFSGLKSQLVREFEARGLEGDRSEQEVTGELADLLAGFQRSIVDQLVDRLEAVRRREEIERVALSGGVAANSEIRATIARWGEERGIEVFLPDRALTGDNAAMIAFAGLRRFRREGPKDFAAVNARSRWPLGA
- a CDS encoding DinB family protein, whose amino-acid sequence is MKAAPAGRPAPSEYASYYEKYVSRVPEEDLAGALEADRAATLSLLRSIPEARAGHRYEPGKWSIREVFRHVVDTERVFGFRAFWFARNVGTPLPGFEQDDVMRSAPAATALADLAAEFDLVRRGHQRFFESLDPDAWSRSGIASGNPVSVRALAAIITGHSRHHTAVLEERYL
- a CDS encoding helix-turn-helix domain-containing protein; the encoded protein is MHRRSRPAPAAGLRRPTQARSRATFDRLMTAAAELLAERRFEEASVAEIVERAGSSVGAFYARFRSKEGLLHELDERLFEAGRASWKEFLADARWRRAGAGEILDAVVDRLVEKRRERHGLLRALALYVRSNPESAFARRSARLNRILVERLTALLETRRGQIGHPRPAEAIPFAIQIADSVTRDTIVFAESALAPRRADRALKAELSRVLRLHLAVKEK
- a CDS encoding DinB family protein — protein: MRETAREYLARMERYLGDDDPFDVLRSTPRALRRLVAGAPRRRLTSGLAPGKWSAIEILSHLADVDLVWGYRIRKILEEPGARIQPMEQDRWVEECRYAEARADEALEAFAALRRAGEHGYFGRLTIRKIVRMLAGHDRNHAGQLRRILG
- a CDS encoding pirin family protein yields the protein MENVRKIAGVVEPMETMDGAGVRLRRSIATPVLDYLDPFLLLDHFGSDDPDEYIAGFPMHPHRGIETVTYMLDGVVRHRDTMGHAGEVGPGDIQWMSAGGGLQHEEMPQIRKGRLEGFQLWVNLPAKLKMSRPSYQEAADRTIPEVAHGNAKIRVVAGKVGDVDGAIADIAANPTYLDVDLPGKELFEYPVPRGHAAFAYVFRGEAVIDGRPVAAPKLVVFADGDSVSIRAGAEGTRFLLVSGKPLNEPVARYGPFVMNTREEIGQALSDLRRGCFEWRG
- a CDS encoding cyclase family protein; the encoded protein is MIFVDLSHTIAAGMLTYPGLPAPEISEHLGREESRSRYAPGTEFQIGRIAMVGNTGTYLDSPFHRYAGAADLSDLPLDRIADLPGIVVRARGRTAIGPGVFDGIEIRGQAVLIHTGWDRHWGTPAYLDSGAHPHVTGEAAARLAEGEPALVGIDSLNIDRIEGGERPAHSALLARGIPIVEHLTGLGALPDSGFRFFAVPPRVRRFGTFPVRAFALLPG